Proteins encoded in a region of the Solanum dulcamara chromosome 9, daSolDulc1.2, whole genome shotgun sequence genome:
- the LOC129904323 gene encoding (+)-borneol dehydrogenase 2-like produces MADTSLPNQRLSGKVALVTGGASGIGESIVRLFHKHGAKVCIADIQDEVGQHVCGTLGNDQNACFIHCDVTSEADISNAVDFTVQKFGTLDVMVNNAGLSGPPIPDIRDYELSVFENVLDVNLKGVFLGMKHAARIMIPLKKGAMVSLCSVASAIGGVGPHGYTASKYAVLGLTQNVAAEMGKHGIRVNCVSPYAVATGLALAHLPEDEKTDDAMEGFRAFAGRNANLQGVELMTDDVANAVLFLASDESRYISGHNLMIDGGFSCVNHSLRVFR; encoded by the exons ATGGCTGATACTTCTCTTCCTAACCAAAG GTTATCGGGAAAAGTCGCTTTAGTCACTGGAGGGGCAAGTGGCATAGGAGAGAGCATAGTACGTCTATTTCATAAACATGGTGCAAAAGTATGCATTGCTGATATTCAAGATGAAGTTGGACAGCATGTTTGTGGAACCCTTGGTAATGACCAGAATGCGTGTTTTATCCACTGTGATGTTACTTCAGAAGCTGATATTAGTAATGCAGTTGATTTTACCGTTCAAAAGTTTGGTACACTTGACGTAATGGTTAATAATGCCGGGTTGTCTGGGCCCCCTATTCCAGATATCCGTGACTATGAACTTTCTGTGTTTGAAAATGTGCTTGATGTGAACTTGAAAGGTGTTTTCCTTGGAATGAAGCATGCTGCTCGCATAATGATACCACTAAAGAAGGGAGCAATGGTATCTCTGTGCAGTGTCGCAAGTGCCATTGGTGGAGTCGGACCTCATGGTTATACAGCTTCTAAGTATGCTGTTCTGGGACTTACGCAGAACGTTGCAGCTGAGATGGGAAAGCATGGTATACGCGTGAATTGTGTTTCTCCTTACGCTGTTGCAACTGGATTAGCTCTGGCTCACTTACCTGAGGATGAAAAGACCGATGATGCAATGGAAGGTTTTCGTGCTTTTGCTGGCAGGAATGCTAACTTGCAGGGTGTGGAATTGATGACTGATGATGTTGCTAATGCTGTGCTTTTCTTAGCCAGTGATGAATCAAGGTATATTAGTGGGCATAATCTGATGATTGATGGTGGTTTCTCGTGCGTTAATCACTCCCTTAGGGTCTTCAGATAG
- the LOC129904539 gene encoding light-harvesting complex-like protein OHP2, chloroplastic, with product MSVASSSSFPCIKIQNSSSSSSYNFRFSTTLTIRSSQADGPLRRPMVQPPTPVKPTPPSPPSSSSPPPSAPPKQVAVSATEGKNVITMEFQRQKAKDLQEYFKQKKLEEANQGPFFGFIAKNEISNGRWAMFGFAVGMLTEYATGSDFVDQVKILLSNFGILDLE from the exons ATGTCAGTAGCATCATCATCTTCCTTCCCCtgcatcaaaattcaaaactcatcttcttcttcttcctataATTTCAGATTTTCAACTACACTCACCATTAGGAGTTCTCAAGCTGATGGCCCTTTGAGAAGACCTATGGTACAACCCCCTACCCCTGTCAAACCTACCCCACCATCACcgccttcttcttcttcgcCTCCGCCTAGTGCTCCGCCCAAGCAGGTGGCAGTGTCCGCCACGGAGGGCAAGAATGTAATTACAATGGAATTTCAGAGGCAAAAAGCTAAGGACCTTCAAGAGTATTTCAAGCAGAAGAAGCTTGAGGAAGCTAATCAAGGCCCCTTCTTTGGTTTTATTGCCAAGAATGAAATTTCTAATGGCAG ATGGGCAATGTTTGGTTTTGCTGTTGGGATGTTAACAGAATATGCCACTGGTTCTGACTTTGTGGATCAAGTTAAGATCCTTCTCTCAAATTTTGGGATACTAGACCTGGAATGA